The Sorangiineae bacterium MSr11367 genome window below encodes:
- a CDS encoding cysteine hydrolase, whose amino-acid sequence MAIDPRTTAVVLIEYQNEFTSKGGVLHEAVAPVMAETNMLSNTVKFVDAVRRKGVTVMHAPITFAADYGELTKHPYGILKGVVDGKAFVKGSWGATIVDVLKPAQGDIVIEGKRGLDTFASTNLDFILRSKGIKTVILGGFLTNCCVESTMRTAYEHGFDVITLTDCLAATSAEEHRNALKFDFPMFSKPMPSSDVIAQIG is encoded by the coding sequence ATGGCGATCGATCCGCGCACCACCGCCGTCGTTCTCATCGAATATCAAAACGAGTTCACCTCCAAAGGAGGGGTACTCCACGAGGCTGTCGCACCCGTGATGGCCGAGACGAACATGCTGTCCAACACCGTCAAATTCGTGGACGCTGTCCGTCGCAAGGGTGTGACGGTCATGCACGCGCCCATCACGTTCGCGGCCGACTACGGAGAGCTCACCAAGCACCCGTACGGCATCCTCAAGGGCGTGGTCGATGGCAAAGCCTTCGTCAAAGGCTCTTGGGGTGCCACCATCGTCGATGTGCTGAAACCCGCCCAAGGTGACATCGTCATCGAAGGCAAACGCGGCCTCGACACCTTTGCCAGTACGAATCTCGACTTCATCTTGCGAAGCAAGGGAATCAAGACCGTCATTCTGGGCGGCTTTCTCACGAACTGTTGCGTCGAATCGACGATGCGAACCGCCTACGAGCACGGCTTCGACGTGATCACCCTCACCGACTGCCTGGCCGCAACCTCCGCCGAGGAACACCGGAACGCGCTGAAATTCGATTTTCCGATGTTCTCCAAGCCGATGCCGTCCAGCGACGTCATCGCGCAAATCGGATAA
- a CDS encoding VOC family protein encodes MYDHIGLVVSDLDASVRFYTAALEPLGFVLCSNDASGAGFGPKGEPALWLYPTAQPGGAKTHVAFRATARKAVDQFYAAGVKAGGRDHGKPGLRADYSPTYYAAFLLDPDGNNVEAVCLKAP; translated from the coding sequence ATGTACGATCATATTGGTCTGGTGGTGAGCGATCTGGACGCCAGCGTGCGCTTCTATACGGCGGCGTTGGAGCCTTTGGGCTTCGTGCTTTGCTCGAACGACGCCTCGGGCGCGGGATTCGGCCCCAAGGGAGAGCCCGCCCTTTGGCTCTACCCGACGGCGCAACCCGGCGGCGCGAAGACGCACGTTGCCTTCCGCGCGACGGCGCGCAAAGCCGTCGACCAGTTTTACGCCGCCGGTGTCAAGGCTGGCGGGCGCGATCACGGCAAACCCGGTTTGCGCGCCGATTACAGCCCTACCTATTACGCGGCATTCCTCTTGGATCCCGACGGCAACAACGTCGAAGCCGTTTGCCTGAAGGCGCCTTGA
- a CDS encoding VCBS repeat-containing protein, with translation MTKYGFITIGSATLLVAACSSPSDDIHGEENAAEVSGEISVASAQQEAALGNPLVARHQVPQDYDGDGKTDPTVFRPSEGNWYSRLSVFGDTVTPFGVNSDRLVPGDYDNDKKTDVAVFRPSEGNWYVHLSTGAPDMVVNFGVSSDRLVPGDYDNDGKTDPAVFRPSEGNWYVHLSTGAPDMVVNFGVSSDRLVPGDYDNDGKTDPAVFRPSEGNWYAHLSTGAPDMVINFGVSSDRLVPGDYDGDGKTDPAVFRPSEGKWYAHLSKGGPDLVVEWGTSTDRLVPGDYDKDGKTDPAVFRPSEGRWYILASGGGQIVTTFGVATDRIPYSQ, from the coding sequence ATGACGAAATATGGCTTTATTACCATTGGCTCGGCCACTTTGCTCGTCGCGGCGTGCAGCTCTCCATCGGACGATATCCATGGGGAGGAGAACGCGGCCGAAGTCTCCGGGGAGATCTCCGTCGCGAGTGCCCAGCAAGAAGCTGCGCTCGGAAACCCGCTCGTTGCGCGACACCAAGTCCCGCAGGATTACGATGGCGATGGCAAGACGGATCCAACGGTTTTTCGCCCGTCCGAGGGAAACTGGTATTCTCGATTGAGCGTCTTCGGTGACACGGTCACGCCTTTTGGCGTCAACAGCGACCGCCTCGTTCCCGGCGACTATGACAACGACAAGAAGACCGATGTTGCCGTCTTTCGCCCGTCCGAAGGAAACTGGTACGTGCATTTGAGCACGGGTGCGCCCGACATGGTCGTCAACTTCGGTGTTTCGAGCGACCGCCTCGTTCCAGGTGACTACGACAATGACGGCAAAACCGACCCCGCCGTCTTCCGCCCCTCGGAAGGAAACTGGTACGTGCATTTGAGCACGGGTGCGCCCGACATGGTCGTCAACTTCGGTGTTTCGAGCGACCGCCTCGTTCCAGGTGACTACGACAATGACGGCAAAACCGACCCCGCCGTCTTCCGCCCCTCGGAAGGAAACTGGTACGCGCATTTGAGCACCGGTGCGCCCGACATGGTCATCAACTTCGGTGTTTCGAGCGACCGCCTCGTTCCAGGTGACTACGACGGCGACGGTAAGACCGATCCGGCTGTTTTCCGACCGTCGGAAGGGAAGTGGTACGCCCATTTGAGCAAGGGCGGTCCCGATCTCGTCGTCGAATGGGGCACATCCACCGACCGCCTCGTTCCGGGTGACTACGATAAAGACGGTAAAACGGATCCGGCCGTATTCCGACCGTCCGAGGGACGCTGGTACATTTTGGCGAGCGGCGGCGGTCAGATTGTGACGACGTTCGGCGTAGCGACCGACAGGATTCCCTATAGCCAGTAG
- a CDS encoding sigma-70 family RNA polymerase sigma factor yields the protein MHPHIEHVLRDLGPELFGWMMSSLGSETEAGDAFSLFAEELWKSLARYDGRCSMRTWCYMLARHTVARARAARANERLVPIGEGRFSEVAAEVRETTLRHLRTDAKDRVRALREQLDPDDRELLVLRVDKDLGWRDIALVMLGEGTSDEALTRHAAVLRKRFERVKKQLRARYGVIG from the coding sequence ATGCATCCCCATATCGAGCACGTATTGCGCGACCTCGGCCCCGAGTTGTTTGGCTGGATGATGTCCAGCCTCGGCTCGGAGACCGAGGCAGGCGACGCGTTCTCTCTTTTTGCCGAAGAACTCTGGAAAAGCCTCGCACGCTACGACGGGCGCTGTTCGATGCGCACGTGGTGTTACATGTTGGCGCGCCACACGGTGGCACGTGCGCGGGCTGCGCGCGCAAATGAGCGCCTGGTGCCCATCGGCGAGGGACGCTTCAGCGAAGTCGCCGCCGAGGTGCGCGAAACCACGCTGCGCCACCTGCGGACGGACGCCAAAGATCGCGTGCGCGCCCTGCGCGAGCAGCTGGACCCCGACGATCGCGAGCTGCTCGTCCTGCGGGTGGACAAGGACCTGGGCTGGCGCGACATCGCCCTGGTGATGCTCGGCGAAGGCACGAGCGACGAAGCGCTCACGCGGCACGCCGCTGTGCTGCGCAAGCGCTTCGAGCGCGTGAAGAAGCAGCTTCGCGCACGCTACGGTGTGATCGGCTAG
- a CDS encoding serine/threonine protein kinase: MTAALATAVRAIWGIPPARAARVSVLPAPSSRPTTVDSLMRRIAKVPEVAPVPDVGAVLAGQYELRERIGVGGMARVFRAHDRGLGREVAVKVPRTDKLDLETAFAMFEREARATARLHHPNIVAVHHIGHHAGLPFAVLELLQGEPLAARLAREPMSTPRALGLLDSLLHALGHAHARGIVHRDLTPRNVFVTSDRAIKLLDFGVAIDLAASAGTLTRGAGTPGYMAPEHREAPDPRSDLWALAVLFFECVTGRRPPEDPNAMLALLPADLSAKARSGLARALHPSAEARPKSADAMRAAMFPPASPALPRRRALLGLALAGAVGLAAGHALRKIPLPGRRRVIIPRDGRWRGDPPGGMGWETRLQRIDAEHFHYENHDRISGRGGGGTLTLELLADGSTILSGRTADDPTCPTCVNVGFIEFIVLAEDQLYQQRAGWGPSHDHYVEWFPPYRYVWHGPLSTAADR, encoded by the coding sequence ATGACGGCCGCGCTAGCAACCGCCGTGCGCGCGATTTGGGGCATACCTCCTGCACGCGCGGCACGCGTGTCCGTTTTACCAGCCCCGTCGTCCCGTCCGACCACCGTCGATTCGCTGATGCGCCGCATCGCCAAGGTGCCCGAGGTCGCACCGGTTCCCGACGTGGGGGCCGTGCTCGCCGGTCAATACGAGCTGCGCGAGCGCATTGGCGTCGGGGGCATGGCGCGCGTCTTTCGCGCCCACGATCGCGGCCTCGGCCGCGAGGTCGCCGTGAAAGTGCCGCGCACCGACAAGTTGGACCTGGAGACGGCCTTCGCGATGTTCGAGCGCGAAGCGCGGGCCACGGCGAGGCTTCACCACCCGAACATCGTGGCGGTTCACCACATTGGCCATCACGCCGGGCTACCCTTCGCCGTGCTCGAGTTGCTCCAGGGAGAGCCCCTCGCGGCACGGCTCGCACGCGAGCCCATGAGCACCCCACGTGCCCTCGGGCTGCTCGACAGCCTGCTACACGCCCTCGGGCACGCGCATGCGCGCGGCATCGTCCACCGCGATCTCACCCCGCGCAACGTGTTCGTGACGAGCGACCGCGCGATCAAGCTTCTCGATTTCGGCGTGGCCATCGACCTCGCCGCCAGCGCAGGCACCCTCACGCGCGGTGCCGGCACCCCGGGTTACATGGCGCCCGAGCACCGTGAAGCTCCCGATCCGCGCAGCGACCTCTGGGCGCTGGCGGTGCTCTTTTTCGAATGTGTCACCGGCCGCCGCCCGCCCGAGGATCCCAATGCGATGCTCGCGCTGCTTCCAGCGGATCTCTCCGCGAAGGCTCGTTCAGGCCTCGCGCGCGCCCTGCACCCCTCGGCCGAGGCTCGCCCCAAGAGCGCCGACGCCATGCGCGCCGCCATGTTCCCTCCCGCGTCTCCGGCGTTGCCGCGCCGCCGCGCGCTCCTTGGACTGGCCTTGGCAGGGGCGGTCGGCCTCGCCGCAGGGCACGCACTTCGGAAAATCCCACTCCCGGGCCGCCGACGCGTCATCATACCGCGCGATGGGCGCTGGCGCGGCGATCCCCCCGGCGGTATGGGCTGGGAAACCCGCCTCCAGCGCATCGACGCCGAACATTTCCACTACGAGAACCACGACCGGATCAGCGGCAGGGGCGGCGGGGGCACGCTGACCTTGGAGCTCCTCGCCGACGGTTCCACGATTTTGTCCGGCCGCACGGCCGACGATCCCACCTGCCCGACGTGCGTGAACGTCGGCTTCATCGAATTCATCGTGCTCGCCGAGGATCAACTGTACCAACAGCGTGCCGGCTGGGGCCCGAGCCACGACCACTACGTCGAGTGGTTTCCACCATACCGTTACGTATGGCACGGGCCGCTGAGCACAGCGGCCGACCGCTAG
- a CDS encoding DUF2867 domain-containing protein has protein sequence MAPPQARDLTRVDFRDQHEGPAADAPLEELVLRLFRYRPRWVDIAMGVRHFLVRPFGLDTTSASDVPPSLDEGTRAGPFWILSVNPDEIVAGLDDRHLDFRVYLTKKQGLVVRTDVLFHNALGRIYFALIRLGHVWVVRSMLRGTAHARAA, from the coding sequence ATGGCACCTCCCCAGGCGCGGGACCTCACCCGCGTGGACTTTCGCGACCAACACGAGGGCCCTGCCGCCGACGCACCCCTCGAAGAGCTCGTGCTTCGCCTCTTTCGATACCGACCTCGCTGGGTCGATATCGCCATGGGCGTGCGCCATTTTCTCGTCCGGCCCTTTGGGCTGGACACCACCTCGGCCTCCGACGTTCCACCCTCGCTGGACGAGGGAACCCGCGCGGGGCCTTTCTGGATCCTCTCGGTAAACCCCGACGAAATCGTGGCCGGCCTCGACGACCGACACCTCGATTTTCGTGTTTACCTCACCAAGAAACAGGGCCTCGTCGTTCGCACCGACGTCTTGTTCCACAACGCCCTGGGCCGCATCTACTTCGCCCTCATCCGACTCGGCCACGTCTGGGTCGTCCGCAGCATGCTCCGCGGTACTGCGCACGCGCGCGCAGCGTGA
- a CDS encoding bifunctional serine/threonine-protein kinase/ABC transporter substrate-binding protein → MNQSRAAAKHRLLIELGRGGMGTVYLATRRDQVVDRPALVVVKHLRAELASHLRFLQGFLDESHLAMRLDHANIVRTWDVGFEARHYFLEMEYLEGQTLDVLMRTASPNGLPWAVGLFLLEQVLAGLHYAHELTDAHGRPLSIVHRDVSPHNVLVTYDGTVKLLDFGIAKAAISSHETSTGIIKGKITYMAPEQAGRRHVDRRADVFSVGVMLWQCLTGQRLWADVPEPLLFHKLDRGEIDPPSTIRPDVPEALEAICMKALALEPVARYSTAEELRVALSHERRARWGDVGRAELARTMTDYFAERRAADKAQIDALLVRGLDESLEVLPVLGQGPALPVIAVGLDPAGRTSTGTRTEPHHGNSKTVRRRRVPRWALGAAVATVAGAAGIGVASRAGLYSAGTESAKADAPPSACTSNAACVKQNDGRGGLICRRATDGACVSLEAPGCKVLAEKGDVENDATIWFGAMFPMSGKFAEAFGLESVNAIDLARRDFVQIARGIPSPSSSGPGKPARPIGIIACDDAVNPRESARHLVDLQVPAVIGFSSSQEVIDLATESFIPNGILAVATQNRSSLITTIPHPPNEPRLVWRTTFNTAVNMIPVSAVVAEVIEPSLRASHVLRPDEAMRVVHLRIRNTTGLSGSDALLGTLRFNGKSAVENGSNYLELLYTNPQDPQPIADSSIVDALLKFRPHVVISAGFDTNTKTVLAPFETRWPKSERYRPRYVVAGMYGDDFFQLLGKNTERRRRFMGVGLPTSTLVNAKLTMHYNETYTPKVTQSGAPGAVYDAAYLLAYAAYAMGDLPMTGSNLARGMARLVPPGEPIDVGPTKIFEAFRLLQEGKSIDLRGAATPLDFDLATGESPIDFALLCAGTDERGMANEAIEPGPIFRAAAKKIEGLPLRCP, encoded by the coding sequence ATGAATCAGAGCCGCGCAGCAGCCAAGCATCGACTGTTGATCGAACTCGGTCGCGGTGGGATGGGCACCGTCTACCTGGCGACGCGTCGGGATCAGGTGGTGGACCGGCCGGCGTTGGTCGTGGTGAAGCATCTGCGCGCGGAGCTCGCGTCGCATTTGCGCTTTCTGCAGGGGTTCCTCGATGAGTCGCACCTGGCGATGCGGCTCGACCATGCGAACATCGTCCGCACGTGGGACGTCGGGTTCGAGGCCCGGCATTACTTCCTCGAGATGGAGTACCTCGAAGGGCAAACCCTCGATGTGCTCATGCGCACGGCCTCGCCGAATGGGCTGCCCTGGGCCGTGGGACTCTTTTTGCTGGAGCAGGTGCTCGCGGGGCTGCACTACGCGCACGAGCTCACCGATGCGCACGGACGGCCGCTCTCCATCGTGCACCGCGATGTGTCGCCCCACAATGTGCTCGTCACCTACGACGGCACGGTGAAGCTGCTCGATTTCGGCATCGCGAAGGCGGCCATTTCGTCGCACGAGACGTCGACCGGCATCATCAAGGGCAAGATCACGTACATGGCCCCGGAGCAGGCGGGCCGGCGGCACGTCGACCGGCGCGCGGACGTCTTTTCCGTGGGCGTCATGCTCTGGCAGTGCCTCACGGGGCAACGGCTCTGGGCGGATGTGCCCGAGCCGCTGCTCTTTCACAAGCTCGATCGCGGTGAGATTGACCCGCCAAGTACCATCCGCCCCGATGTGCCGGAGGCGCTCGAGGCCATCTGCATGAAGGCGCTCGCGCTCGAGCCCGTGGCGCGCTATTCGACGGCGGAGGAGCTGCGCGTTGCGCTTTCGCACGAGCGGCGCGCGCGTTGGGGCGATGTGGGGCGGGCCGAGCTCGCACGCACGATGACCGACTATTTCGCCGAGCGGCGTGCCGCCGACAAGGCGCAGATCGATGCGCTGCTCGTCCGCGGCTTGGACGAGTCGCTCGAGGTGCTGCCCGTGTTGGGCCAGGGGCCGGCGCTGCCGGTCATCGCGGTGGGCCTCGATCCGGCGGGACGCACGAGCACCGGCACCCGCACCGAACCGCACCACGGCAACTCGAAGACCGTGCGGCGCCGGCGCGTGCCCCGGTGGGCGCTGGGCGCGGCGGTGGCCACGGTGGCGGGGGCGGCGGGCATCGGCGTGGCTTCCCGCGCGGGGCTGTATTCCGCGGGCACCGAATCGGCAAAGGCCGATGCGCCGCCTTCAGCGTGTACGTCCAACGCCGCGTGCGTGAAGCAGAACGACGGGCGCGGCGGTCTCATTTGCCGGCGAGCGACGGACGGCGCGTGCGTGTCGCTCGAAGCCCCCGGATGCAAGGTGCTCGCGGAAAAGGGCGACGTCGAGAACGACGCGACGATCTGGTTCGGGGCCATGTTTCCCATGTCCGGCAAATTCGCCGAGGCCTTCGGCCTGGAAAGCGTCAACGCCATCGACCTGGCCCGCCGTGATTTCGTGCAGATTGCACGGGGTATCCCCTCCCCTTCCTCCTCCGGCCCCGGCAAGCCGGCGCGCCCCATCGGCATCATCGCCTGCGACGATGCCGTGAATCCGAGGGAATCCGCCCGCCACCTGGTGGACCTTCAAGTGCCCGCGGTCATCGGCTTCAGCTCGAGCCAGGAGGTCATCGACCTGGCCACGGAGTCGTTCATTCCCAATGGCATCCTGGCCGTGGCCACGCAAAATCGAAGCTCGCTGATCACGACCATTCCGCATCCGCCCAATGAGCCACGGCTGGTCTGGCGCACCACCTTCAACACGGCGGTGAACATGATTCCCGTGAGCGCGGTGGTGGCCGAGGTCATCGAGCCCAGTTTGCGCGCCTCGCACGTACTGCGCCCGGATGAAGCCATGCGCGTGGTGCATTTGCGAATACGCAACACGACGGGTCTGAGCGGTTCCGATGCGCTGCTCGGCACGTTGCGCTTCAATGGCAAAAGCGCCGTCGAGAATGGCTCGAATTATCTCGAGCTGTTGTACACGAATCCGCAAGACCCGCAGCCTATTGCGGATTCGAGCATCGTGGATGCATTGTTGAAGTTTCGGCCGCACGTGGTCATCAGTGCGGGGTTCGATACGAATACGAAAACGGTGCTCGCGCCCTTCGAGACCCGATGGCCGAAGTCGGAGAGGTATCGACCGCGTTACGTGGTCGCAGGCATGTACGGGGACGACTTCTTTCAGCTCTTGGGAAAGAACACGGAGCGGAGGCGCCGCTTCATGGGGGTGGGGCTGCCAACATCGACCTTGGTCAATGCCAAGTTGACCATGCATTACAACGAGACATACACGCCGAAGGTGACCCAGTCCGGCGCGCCCGGAGCGGTCTACGATGCGGCCTATCTACTCGCCTATGCCGCCTACGCGATGGGCGATCTTCCCATGACGGGCTCGAACCTCGCGCGCGGGATGGCTCGATTGGTGCCGCCGGGCGAGCCCATCGATGTAGGGCCGACCAAGATTTTCGAAGCCTTTCGCCTGCTGCAGGAGGGAAAGTCGATCGACTTGCGGGGAGCGGCCACGCCTCTCGATTTCGATTTGGCGACCGGGGAGTCGCCCATCGACTTCGCGTTGCTCTGCGCGGGCACGGACGAACGCGGGATGGCCAACGAGGCCATCGAACCGGGTCCGATTTTCCGTGCCGCCGCGAAGAAGATCGAGGGGCTTCCGTTGCGCTGTCCGTAG
- a CDS encoding lamin tail domain-containing protein, giving the protein MLKNDRLGTRTWRLLSLLACATAPFAGCSGPESSDSSEPTTVSQSHGVVSDGLVISQVYGGGGNAVDGGSASYAQDFVELFNRSAAPIPLDGLSIQYGSVNGLLGSVNTNIVALPNKSVPAGGYFLVALDGPDGGGGAPALPTPDATGLAALSGSSGKVALARTTTALRCGGTADGGTVPCDAEKIVDLVGYGTANYAEGNPVSGTPGALNAVRRRDAGCTETDSNADDFELVSPTPRNAATTVNVCATDGGAPDAEVDSGPALDAAPEDGGAADGGGGTPDDAGPADAGPADDGGTDAGSPDDSGIDAGSEDAATDGGPSDASTDGGSPGDGTGLVISKLFAGGGNTNAAFGRDFIELFNRSDAPVSLAGLSVQYASYNGTFGTSSFAPPIVLPSNVTIPKGGYFLVGLGGGDAGTGSALPTPDVVGIANLGGTRGKLAIARVTEPLGCGETPCPATNVIDKVGWGDNTVTDWEGASRAPAPASGDNSTAVVRKGNGCIDTNNNDADFVTEKPAATPRNSASPPTTCSSAPTDAGTDSGTGRPDAGKSDAGSGNPFDSGTPPRNDGGSGNGAVDVDSGCSCSTPGSSTPMNKGLAFATVAALGLAITARRRRAS; this is encoded by the coding sequence ATGTTGAAGAATGACCGATTGGGTACGAGAACCTGGCGCCTGCTTTCGCTCCTCGCCTGCGCCACCGCGCCGTTCGCGGGGTGTTCGGGGCCCGAGTCGAGCGACTCCTCCGAGCCGACGACCGTGTCGCAGTCTCATGGCGTCGTAAGCGACGGGCTGGTCATCAGCCAGGTGTACGGGGGCGGCGGCAACGCGGTGGACGGCGGGAGCGCGAGCTACGCGCAGGACTTTGTCGAGTTGTTCAATCGCTCGGCGGCGCCGATCCCGCTCGATGGGCTGTCCATTCAATACGGATCCGTGAATGGCCTGCTGGGCTCCGTCAACACGAACATCGTGGCATTGCCAAACAAGAGCGTGCCCGCAGGTGGCTATTTCCTCGTTGCCCTTGATGGGCCAGACGGGGGAGGAGGCGCTCCTGCGCTGCCGACACCTGACGCGACCGGGTTGGCGGCGCTGAGTGGCAGCAGCGGTAAGGTTGCACTTGCGCGCACGACCACGGCTCTCCGATGTGGCGGAACGGCGGATGGCGGCACTGTGCCGTGCGATGCCGAGAAGATTGTCGATCTTGTCGGCTACGGGACGGCGAACTACGCCGAAGGGAATCCAGTGTCAGGAACACCGGGAGCCCTCAACGCCGTTCGCCGTAGGGACGCAGGATGCACCGAGACGGATTCGAATGCGGATGATTTCGAGCTGGTGTCGCCCACACCTCGCAACGCGGCGACGACCGTCAACGTGTGTGCGACGGACGGCGGTGCTCCGGACGCGGAAGTCGACAGCGGTCCTGCGTTGGACGCGGCGCCGGAGGATGGCGGTGCCGCCGATGGTGGCGGGGGAACCCCTGACGATGCGGGGCCGGCGGATGCGGGGCCGGCGGATGATGGCGGCACGGACGCGGGATCGCCCGACGATAGCGGCATCGATGCGGGGTCGGAGGATGCCGCGACCGACGGTGGCCCCAGCGACGCGTCCACCGACGGTGGCTCTCCGGGAGACGGTACGGGGCTCGTGATCAGCAAGCTCTTCGCCGGTGGCGGCAACACCAACGCGGCCTTTGGCCGCGACTTCATCGAGCTGTTCAATCGATCCGATGCTCCCGTGTCCCTTGCCGGTCTCTCCGTGCAATATGCAAGTTACAACGGCACCTTTGGCACCAGCTCCTTCGCTCCGCCGATTGTTCTCCCCAGCAACGTGACCATTCCGAAGGGCGGATACTTCCTCGTCGGCCTCGGGGGCGGCGATGCGGGGACCGGTTCCGCGCTTCCCACACCCGATGTCGTCGGCATCGCCAACCTGGGCGGCACGAGGGGCAAATTGGCCATCGCGCGTGTGACCGAACCGCTCGGCTGCGGAGAGACACCGTGCCCCGCCACGAACGTGATCGACAAGGTTGGCTGGGGCGACAACACGGTCACCGATTGGGAAGGCGCGAGCCGGGCACCCGCGCCCGCATCTGGCGACAACTCGACCGCCGTCGTCCGAAAAGGGAACGGCTGCATCGATACGAACAACAACGATGCGGACTTCGTCACCGAAAAGCCCGCAGCGACGCCGCGCAATAGCGCATCGCCACCAACCACGTGCTCCAGCGCACCCACGGACGCCGGCACCGATTCCGGTACCGGTCGACCCGATGCCGGCAAATCCGACGCCGGCTCCGGCAACCCCTTCGACTCGGGCACGCCGCCCCGCAACGACGGCGGCAGTGGCAACGGTGCCGTCGATGTCGACTCGGGCTGCTCCTGCAGCACCCCCGGCAGCAGCACCCCGATGAACAAGGGCCTCGCCTTCGCCACCGTCGCCGCCCTCGGCCTCGCGATCACCGCCCGCCGCCGCCGCGCTTCGTAA